A window of the Fulvia fulva chromosome 11, complete sequence genome harbors these coding sequences:
- a CDS encoding Tyrocidine synthase 1: MVSTGLSAELSMSDSTILTGIAPLDTAPLPPSTVSTLSRLFEHRARERPNDVAFSCQTGHSLKRVTYAEADAVAASLAAQLVRLFPNNDASSNSKPVVAIWLEKGLELILSILATTYSGATWLPFDPDVPIDRAVVCILDAGTSVILCDADHLERAHDVEQRVTTSTNAAGKSPLQVRKIMDLLAQTEIAAAPSRPAGPGPRDAAYLIYTSGTTGTPKGIAIPHSAALMFSLSEREVLGTSANDIVWNGFITIAGGGHLAIGTREECRDVGGLPSVWDARGVTLVNAVPTLIGIMGISQIDTDAYLLPTCIRLINLGGEACPPSLVKRLARPGLRIVNTYGPTETTVTATWDELVPDVAVTIGRPLPSYHACILPIPEDGQPLASSVPLELQEGTEGELAIGGPCVGLGYVGRADLTAQKFMDHPLAPNTSQKLYRTGDRVRLQADLKIAFLGRIDTQVKHRGFRIELGEIESRLSSYADVQAAAVILANPNTDTARLEAFVVIRPGAEEDVASIHQLAAQHLPAYMRPEEVYYLEANEMPRLPSGKINAKALHDVSVHKAAEALARRQASSDASTEVDVDIPETCPLRVLMKTLAAVFPQAGHIKVDADFFDDLGGHSLTAAVLVSRLRQAKSEEDFMPFASIGLPDIYEGRTPANIAARYTLPDDDDRSSTVFGSDCQDAGPQTGECWPVSPTKFILCGIAQIIPLLFLFFIASIDILVPYLLADVLIRGRNFGYAILGAYAVFVVLPVVLSILAVVGKWLVLGKAKEGEYPLYGVYYFRWWTAERLVGLANPKLIADSALYPIFLRAIGAKVGKFCHLGAMGVGAAADLLEIGDDVVVGADVWMAVSVVERGRLILKKVVIHNDAKIGSNTVVEGGAVVDEAADIGPLSMVADGMHIPSWQRWHGSPAQFERHLKDDEAALGPKTRPSLPRAMAMATGNFFLAVFIIPLLFLVPQIPGLFLFDAVDFRDISNWGQVAVLAMPIALAYQCLVFIQFIVLRRLFLGKLKEGKYKIYSSWYLRKWFLDRVFDLALGVLHPVFATLYIVPFLRVLGVKIGKRAEISTARGLSFELLEIGDESFVADAVLMGDNDVRGNELKLKKTTLEKRAFAGNVSLIPQGTTLASGTLVGVLSIAPPLDKPLPTNTSCFGSPPVFMPARQRIEGHADHLLFRPSKARIAARLTIEGLRIVLPRALIVFGLGFSLQIAYLGYSGIGAVHTLLMLPLFYMFMFALPALFFTVALKWILIGKYKPVEWPLWSLDVWLSEAVTSTYETITMAMLTNFLVGTPYLAMCFRLFGVKIGKRATLLHPDITEYDCVTIGDEAMVNKSCGAQTHLFEDRIMKIGRVHLGNRACLKPYSICLPGSTVSDDAQLGSLSLVMKSETLPATTAWEGAPVRPRGKRRRSPISSMQSAATTRTFSASTPSSRTSSEKTREKEKP, from the exons ATGGTGTCGACTGGTCTCTCCGCCGAGCTCTCTATGAGTGACTCGACGATACTCACTGGCATAGCGCCCTTGGACACAGCACCTCTACCACCATCAACGGTATCGACACTTTCACGGCTTTTCGAACACCGAGCGAGAGAACGACCGAACGATGTTGCCTTCTCTTGCCAGACCGGACATTCACTGAAGCGTGTAACATACGCTGAGGCAGATGCTGTTGCAGCATCGTTGGCTGCACAGCTAGTCCGACTTTTCCCAAACAACGATGCAAGCAGCAACTCAAAGCCTGTGGTCGCCATATGGCTGGAGAAGGGACTGGAGCTGATCCTTTCCATTCTGGCCACAACATACTCAGGTGCCACATGGCTGCCCTTCGACCCGGACGTCCCAATAGATCGTGCGGTGGTCTGCATTCTCGATGCTGGTACATCTGTCATTCTTTGTGACGCAGACCATCTGGAGAGGGCACACGATGTCGAGCAGCGTGTCACAACTAGCACTAATGCTGCTGGCAAGTCGCCGTTGCAGGTACGCAAAATCATGGATCTTCTAGCACAGACGGAAATTGCTGCAGCACCGTCAAGACCTGCTGGTCCAGGTCCACGAGATGCAGCCTATCTGATTTACACCAG TGGTACGACCGGCACACCCAAAGGAATTGCAATACCTCACTCCGCGGCATTAATGTTCTCACTAAGTGAGAGAGAAGTTCTGGGTACCAGCGCGAACGATATCGTATGGAATGGCTTTA TCACGATCGCTGGCGGCGGGCATCTCGCTATTGGTACTAGAGAAGAATGCAGAGATGTTGGTGGTCTCCCATCCGTCTGGGATGCACGTGGTGTCACCCTTGTAAACGCGGTGCCAACTCTTATTGGCATCATGGGCATCTCGCAGATCGACACCGATGCTTACCTCCTGCCAACGTGTATAAGGCTCATCAACCTGGGCGGTGAAGCTTGTCCACCCTCGCTAGTCAAGCGCCTTGCACGGCCTGGCCTTCGAATCGTCAACACATATGGACCCACGGAGACAACCGTCACTGCCACGTGGGATGAGCTTGTGCCAGATGTAGCAGTGACCATCGGTCGACCGCTACCTTCATACCATGCCTGTATCCTACCCATACCAGAAGATGGACAGCCTTTGGCCAGCTCAGTGCCTCTCGAACTCCAGGAGGGCACAGAAGGCGAGCTTGCCATCGGTGGACCATGTGTCGGTCTTGGCTATGTGGGACGGGCAGACCTTACAGCGCAAAAATTCATGGATCACCCTCTGGCACCAAACACCTCACAAAAGCTGTATCGCACCGGCGATAGAGTCAGATTACAAGCCGACCTTAAGATTGCATTCCTCGGCCGCATCGACACTCAAGTAAAGCACCGCGGATTTCGAATCGAGCTCGGCGAAATTGAGTCTCGACTCAGCAGCTATGCAGACGTACAAGCTGCCGCAGTGATTTTGGCCAACCCCAACACAGACACAGCTCGGCTGGAAGCATTCGTGGTGATTCGACCGGGAGCCGAAGAAGACGTCGCATCGATACACCAGTTGGCTGCACAGCATCTTCCTGCCTACATGCGTCCAGAGGAAGTCTACTACCTCGAAGCCAACGAGATGCCTAGACTTCCTAGCGGCAAAATCAATGCCAAGGCGCTGCACGATGTCTCGGTGCACAAAGCAGCAGAAGCCCTTGCGCGCAGGCAAGCCAGCAGCGATGCTTCGACCGAAGTGGATGTGGACATCCCGGAGACCTGTCCGCTTAGAGTTCTCATGAAGACATTGGCTGCCGTCTTCCCGCAAGCAGGCCACATCAAAGTCGACGCCGACTTTTTCGACGACTTGGGCGGCCACTCACTCACAGCTGCCGTGCTGGTATCGCGTCTGCGGCAAGCGAAGTCAGAAGAAGACTTCATGCCATTTGCATCGATAGGCCTTCCGGACATCTACGAAGGGCGCACTCCAGCCAACATCGCCGCTCGCTACACCTTGCCAGACGATGACGACAGAAGCAGCACCGTCTTCGGCTCTGATTGTCAAGACGCCGGTCCGCAGACTGGAGAGTGCTGGCCTGTGTCGCCGACGAAGTTCATCCTCTGTGGTATTGCGCAGATCATTCCACTGCTCTTCCTTTTCTTCATCGCATCCATCGACATCTTAGTGCCATATCTTTTGGCTGACGTGCTGATCAGAGGCCGGAACTTTGGCTATGCCATTCTTGGCGCCTACGCTGTCTTCGTGGTACTCCCTGTGGTCTTGTCGATCTTGGCGGTCGTAGGAAAGTGGCTGGTTCTCGGCAAAGCAAAAGAAGGAGAGTATCCTCTTTATGGCGTTTACTATTTCCGCTGGTGGACAGCAGAGCGCTTGGTTGGCCTGGCAAACCCGAAGCTTATCGCCGACTCTGCACTGTACCCGATATTCCTCCGAGCCATCGGCGCCAAGGTCGGGAAGTTCTGTCACCTCGGCGCCATGGGTGTTGGCGCAGCTGCAGACCTTCTCGAAATTGGTGACGATGTTGTGGTAGGTGCAGATGTCTGGATGGCCGTCAGCGTGGTCGAGCGAGGCAGACTCATCTTGAAGAAGGTCGTCATTCACAATGACGCCAAGATTGGGTCCAACACTGTGGTTGAAGGCGGTGCCGTTGTCGATGAAGCAGCTGATATTGGGCCACTTTCCATGGTCGCCGATGGTATGCACATCCCAAGCTGGCAACGCTGGCACGGATCTCCTGCCCAGTTCGAGCGACATTTGAAGGACGACGAAGCAGCACTTGGACCAAAGACTCGACCATCGCTGCCACGAGCTATGGCCATGGCTACGGGCAACTTCTTCCTGGCTGTGTTTATCATACCACTCCTCTTCCTTGTGCCGCAGATTCCAGGTCTATTCCTGTTCGATGCCGTTGACTTCCGAGACATCAGCAACTGGGGACAAGTCGCAGTGCTTGCGATGCCCATCGCGCTTGCATATCAGTGTCTCGTCTTCATCCAGTTCATCGTCCTCCGGAGACTATTCCTCGGCAAACTCAAGGAAGGAAAATACAAAATCTACTCTAGCTGGTACTTGCGAAAGTGGTTCCTGGACAGAGTCTTCGATCTTGCACTTGGTGTCCTCCACCCTGTTTTCGCCACGCTGTACATTGTCCCTTTCCTAAGGGTACTTGGTGTCAAGATTGGCAAGAGAGCTGAGATCTCTACTGCTCGCGGTCTAAGCTTCGAACTGCTGGAGATTGGAGATGAATCCTTTGTTGCTGATGCCGTCCTGATGGGCGACAACGACGTACGCGGCAACGAGCTGAAGCTGAAGAAGACGACGCTCGAGAAGCGGGCGTTTGCTGGGAACGTCTCCCTAATTCCACAAGGCACGACACTCGCTTCAGGCACCTTGGTGGGTGTCCTGTCCATCGCACCACCTCTGGACAAGCCACTGCCCACCAACACGTCCTGCTTCGGATCTCCTCCAGTATTCATGCCCGCCCGCCAGCGAATCGAAGGCCACGCCGACCACCTCCTCTTCCGGCCCTCAAAGGCCCGTATCGCAGCTCGTCTCACCATCGAAGGTCTCCGCATCGTCCTACCTCGCGCCCTCATCGTCTTCGGCCTCGGTTTCTCCCTCCAGATCGCCTACCTCGGCTACAGCGGTATTGGCGCTGTTCACACACTCTTGATGCTCCCATTATTTTATATGTTCATGTTTGCTCTCCCGGCGCTATTCTTCACTGTGGCGTTGAAGTGGATTCTCATCGGAAAGTACAAGCCGGTGGAGTGGCCGCTCTGGTCTCTCGATGTGTGGCTGAGTGAGGCTGTCACTAGTACTTATGAGACGATCACCATGGCTATGTTGACGAACTTCCTGGTCGGCACTCCTTATCTGGCGATGTGCTTCCGGCTCTTTGGTGTCAAGATTGGCAAGCGCGCTACGCTGCTTCATCCTGACATTACGGAGTACGACTGTGTCACAATTGGTGATGAGGCAATGGTCAACAAGTCCTGTGGCGCACAAACACATCTCTTCGAGGATAGGATCATGAAGATCGGCCGCGTTCACCTTGGCAACAGGGCTTGTCTCAAACCATACTCGATTTGCTTGCCGGGTAGTACAGTGTCCGACGATGCACAGCTGGGCAGTCTGTCCTTGGTCATGAAGAGTGAGACATTACCTGCGACTACAGCATGGGAGGGTGCACCTGTGCGGCCGAGAGGCAAGAGAAGACGAAGCCCAATCTCGTCAATGCAAAGCGCGGCCACGACGAGGACGTTTAGTGCTAGTACGCCGAGCTCACGGACGAGTTCGGAGAAGACTAGGGAGAAGGAGAAGCCCTGA